A genome region from Schlesneria paludicola DSM 18645 includes the following:
- a CDS encoding outer membrane protein assembly factor BamB family protein, translated as MTDQDLLRLLQEKSATELTPDEVSSVRSRWRDSAEFRLACGRLPDLVAKLNLGNVLGADHELRGSPMAVVPSSHQARAGAVRSRMFVSVIGIVAGIGLTIWFWMFAPAIVRVGHVLSTKSVHDDVSAPPETADRPNAADRVTGVEENEDTRSALMLQSDSETMPADSTRLRSGTVSGPWTASLAEDASVWSPDSSRWTADYQRSGHDELAESVAKLWLESVEPDSFGLSTELIGKPAHRITRFQGLGKLRAPWPGDAVLRMTPFDVSDLTLLFWTGKTGLAFRFFPHCEPPLWAAYQIVRNDASPRPSRWALVTTDSGAYARSTPGTFDIRHQDQSLVLARGGLILMSGPLTIPPIEVYVSGQFRLRGLTMHRSDPLPMHDDTDQRRIVDGNAAGLSWASVPVGSGHLVSEDDGSVSLVVERGPVEAITSVPFKHLPGLEDAALSGRLSEISARMLSADGGTGFFLGDRDGRPIYQWEFRKGLANEGLVLSPRSESQDARQTDHDSRHGPKSMLVQPIWLKWILGLDQIHVSISGDGRHWGAIAEEYSDRPADEIATFGLFGSSSDDAATIRVNHLCGRELSGLTELFPRELLNRVVVTPADGPIDVSVWKQRVLDQQPDDVDSTEWFIANAVAFVARRPTDEVGREVFEQLLSVAIDSKLSFVRKYKLLHEASMLCDATNNSTAMRMAQRYAELGRQIVEADGSAASFQIRQAVLRGPAWTKNPFQPVCDQLQSHEILCAVYGQDWDTAWTSARAASFWSTLPQPDVHSSERGVELNRHARWAESLVAEYAPQLDDGAANILSPSLRHPLVLSVNKAAYSARAEIQAALSSSNFDEACRIATTTMPDDDQVLLPDASDSAWFVSFGALQKMRLDELPEFRTAMAERYQELGSIRLRAATNQNDLVAVARITQQFLGTDAARDASVWLGDRDLASGQCESAIQRYLDAQQSREGNGHDVVAPRLILARTLAGQSSDTQASAALVELKDASVALNSATLPKTAFEALIRDLGDQRARRHLVDHEERSDQLPLEVRPYALVFRARMDGDFGTDPGRWEFRINDAIGRQLAATSDGRRFYVSNRFQITCYSKDDAETIWSCGLGGEQADSHLLPFIPMKPLVTEHHLFVRRLTKAGPELVCIGLAQGNIVWRQRPSLGVLADPVIWNGRLFTVTATKGDDDLVHVAATWFDDSTGAVTERRELMTLREPVERWYAAQLKFNDRLAICTVAGTTACFDWKGEMKWLRRHLTLRRPVDELADDFRVHAPIVNGQCVIVALPGVREVCCFDLQNGRTVWSRPIADVRGILGASDSRIVVDTPRGLLSLSRESGAPVWFVPIAHRMEMFWLNGTTCAVAHRVDAGGSRSMPVMTWLNVETGARLGQSPIHGDLSEELLSGPLFASSGKFFTFAGRSSKDAKRELYELLPIHGDPSVHTHQGSTKPQ; from the coding sequence ATGACCGACCAAGACCTGCTTCGATTGTTGCAAGAAAAGTCCGCAACAGAGCTGACCCCAGACGAGGTCTCGAGCGTGAGATCGCGGTGGAGGGATTCGGCGGAGTTCCGTCTGGCGTGCGGCCGATTGCCTGATCTGGTTGCGAAATTGAACTTGGGCAACGTTCTCGGAGCGGACCACGAACTGCGCGGGTCGCCGATGGCGGTCGTGCCCTCGTCACATCAGGCTCGCGCTGGTGCAGTCCGATCTCGAATGTTCGTGTCCGTCATCGGTATCGTGGCCGGGATCGGCCTGACGATCTGGTTTTGGATGTTCGCACCTGCAATCGTTCGTGTTGGTCACGTGTTATCGACGAAATCTGTTCACGACGACGTCTCCGCTCCCCCCGAAACGGCGGATCGTCCGAACGCCGCGGATCGTGTCACTGGCGTGGAAGAAAACGAGGACACGCGATCTGCCTTGATGTTGCAATCCGATAGCGAAACGATGCCCGCCGATTCGACTCGTTTGCGATCAGGCACGGTGAGCGGCCCGTGGACGGCATCGTTGGCGGAGGATGCATCTGTTTGGAGTCCAGACAGCAGTCGATGGACTGCGGACTATCAGCGATCCGGTCACGACGAGCTTGCCGAATCGGTTGCCAAACTGTGGCTGGAATCGGTTGAGCCCGATTCATTTGGATTGTCGACGGAGCTGATTGGCAAGCCCGCTCATCGAATCACTCGATTTCAGGGGCTTGGCAAACTTCGAGCCCCTTGGCCGGGCGATGCCGTGTTGCGAATGACACCATTTGATGTGTCTGACCTGACCCTGTTGTTTTGGACTGGTAAGACCGGACTGGCATTTCGATTCTTCCCGCACTGCGAGCCGCCATTGTGGGCGGCGTATCAGATTGTGAGAAATGATGCATCGCCCCGTCCTTCGCGTTGGGCGTTGGTGACGACAGACAGCGGCGCGTACGCGCGTTCGACGCCAGGAACATTTGATATTCGACACCAGGATCAGAGCCTTGTGCTGGCGCGCGGAGGACTGATTTTGATGTCCGGCCCGCTCACGATTCCACCAATCGAGGTTTACGTTTCGGGGCAGTTTCGGTTACGTGGGCTCACAATGCATCGGAGCGATCCATTGCCGATGCACGATGACACGGATCAAAGACGAATCGTTGACGGAAACGCGGCGGGTCTTTCCTGGGCCAGCGTGCCGGTTGGATCCGGCCACCTCGTATCAGAGGACGATGGCTCGGTGTCATTAGTTGTCGAGCGTGGTCCCGTAGAGGCGATCACAAGCGTACCATTCAAGCACCTGCCTGGACTTGAAGACGCGGCGTTGTCCGGAAGGCTCAGTGAGATCAGTGCGCGAATGCTGTCTGCTGACGGGGGAACCGGCTTCTTTCTGGGGGATCGCGATGGGCGACCGATTTACCAATGGGAGTTCAGGAAGGGGCTTGCAAATGAAGGTCTCGTACTGAGCCCGCGCAGCGAGAGTCAGGACGCGCGTCAGACGGACCATGACTCTCGTCATGGTCCAAAATCAATGTTGGTACAGCCGATTTGGTTAAAGTGGATTCTCGGACTGGATCAGATCCACGTCTCGATCAGCGGTGATGGGCGACATTGGGGGGCCATTGCAGAGGAGTATTCCGACCGTCCGGCCGACGAGATCGCGACGTTCGGGCTGTTTGGCTCATCCAGCGATGACGCGGCCACGATTCGAGTCAACCATCTGTGCGGGCGCGAACTGTCGGGTTTAACAGAGCTGTTTCCACGCGAATTGCTGAACCGAGTGGTCGTCACTCCTGCAGACGGTCCGATCGACGTTTCCGTTTGGAAGCAACGTGTGCTTGATCAACAGCCGGACGATGTGGATTCGACGGAGTGGTTCATTGCCAACGCCGTCGCATTTGTGGCCCGGCGGCCCACCGATGAGGTCGGCAGGGAAGTCTTTGAGCAGTTGCTTAGTGTCGCGATCGATTCCAAATTGAGTTTCGTCCGAAAATACAAATTGCTGCATGAGGCCTCGATGCTGTGCGACGCAACCAACAATTCTACCGCCATGAGAATGGCGCAGAGGTATGCTGAACTTGGCCGACAAATTGTGGAAGCGGATGGATCTGCCGCAAGTTTTCAAATCCGCCAAGCCGTGTTGCGTGGCCCGGCCTGGACGAAGAACCCTTTTCAGCCTGTCTGCGATCAACTGCAGTCACATGAGATTCTTTGCGCGGTTTATGGGCAGGACTGGGATACTGCCTGGACGTCGGCACGCGCGGCTTCGTTCTGGAGCACGTTGCCCCAGCCGGATGTGCATTCGAGTGAACGCGGGGTGGAACTCAATCGCCACGCCCGATGGGCGGAATCGCTCGTGGCAGAGTACGCTCCGCAGCTCGACGATGGGGCTGCGAACATCCTGTCACCGAGCTTGCGGCACCCGTTGGTTTTGAGTGTCAACAAGGCCGCCTATAGCGCTCGGGCCGAGATCCAGGCGGCACTTTCCAGCTCGAACTTTGACGAGGCCTGTCGCATCGCCACCACGACAATGCCGGACGACGACCAGGTTCTATTGCCTGACGCCAGCGATTCGGCGTGGTTCGTGTCGTTTGGGGCGCTTCAGAAAATGCGGCTGGATGAACTTCCCGAATTCCGCACAGCGATGGCGGAACGCTATCAAGAGTTGGGATCGATTCGGTTGCGCGCGGCCACGAATCAGAACGACCTTGTCGCCGTTGCTCGAATTACACAGCAGTTCCTGGGAACCGATGCCGCACGTGACGCCAGCGTTTGGCTTGGTGATCGAGATCTGGCGAGCGGCCAGTGTGAATCGGCCATTCAACGTTATCTGGATGCACAACAGAGTCGCGAAGGGAATGGGCACGATGTCGTCGCACCTCGATTGATCCTTGCGCGAACGCTCGCTGGTCAATCGTCCGACACACAGGCGTCTGCGGCATTGGTGGAACTGAAAGATGCGTCTGTCGCATTGAATTCCGCGACGCTGCCCAAAACGGCATTTGAAGCATTGATTCGAGACCTTGGTGATCAGCGCGCGAGACGTCACCTTGTGGATCATGAAGAACGCTCGGATCAGTTGCCACTTGAAGTGCGTCCCTATGCATTGGTTTTTCGCGCCCGTATGGACGGTGACTTCGGAACTGATCCGGGACGCTGGGAGTTTCGAATCAACGATGCCATCGGAAGGCAACTCGCGGCAACCTCCGACGGTCGTCGTTTTTATGTGAGCAATCGATTTCAAATCACGTGCTATTCAAAAGATGACGCCGAGACAATCTGGTCGTGCGGTTTGGGTGGCGAACAGGCGGACAGTCATCTGCTGCCGTTCATTCCAATGAAACCGCTGGTGACCGAGCATCATCTGTTCGTTCGCCGATTGACCAAGGCGGGACCAGAGCTAGTTTGTATTGGGTTGGCGCAGGGGAATATTGTGTGGCGGCAACGACCGTCATTGGGTGTCCTTGCTGATCCCGTCATCTGGAATGGCAGATTGTTTACGGTCACTGCGACGAAAGGTGACGACGATTTGGTTCACGTCGCGGCAACGTGGTTTGACGATTCCACGGGAGCGGTCACTGAGAGACGCGAGTTGATGACCCTGCGCGAACCAGTAGAGCGATGGTACGCCGCACAATTGAAATTCAATGATCGGTTGGCCATTTGTACCGTGGCGGGAACGACCGCGTGCTTCGATTGGAAAGGCGAAATGAAATGGTTGCGACGTCATCTGACTTTGCGAAGGCCCGTCGATGAATTGGCGGATGATTTTCGTGTCCATGCACCGATCGTGAATGGACAGTGCGTGATCGTCGCGCTTCCTGGCGTTCGCGAGGTTTGCTGTTTCGATCTTCAAAATGGACGCACGGTTTGGAGTCGCCCCATCGCTGATGTTCGCGGAATCCTTGGCGCGAGTGACAGCCGGATTGTGGTCGACACGCCTCGAGGACTGTTGTCCCTCTCGCGGGAGTCCGGGGCGCCCGTCTGGTTTGTCCCGATCGCCCACCGCATGGAGATGTTCTGGTTGAATGGTACGACGTGCGCCGTGGCGCATCGCGTCGATGCCGGAGGATCGCGATCAATGCCAGTCATGACGTGGTTGAATGTGGAGACCGGGGCAAGGCTCGGACAATCCCCTATTCATGGAGATTTGTCCGAAGAACTTTTGTCAGGGCCACTGTTTGCGAGCAGTGGCAAGTTCTTTACCTTTGCCGGTCGTTCCTCGAAGGATGCCAAACGGGAACTTTACGAACTGCTGCCGATCCACGGCGATCCGTCTGTTCACACTCACCAGGGTTCAACGAAGCCCCAGTGA